A window of Ovis canadensis isolate MfBH-ARS-UI-01 breed Bighorn chromosome X, ARS-UI_OviCan_v2, whole genome shotgun sequence contains these coding sequences:
- the IDH3G gene encoding isocitrate dehydrogenase [NAD] subunit gamma, mitochondrial isoform X2 has protein sequence MAAAAPLAPEKGVGNGRGRVRAYCRDHAPSRDVALRRALARTTAACRNLRLPSRSVMALKVATAAGGAVKAALRPALLWRPWEVLGAHEAPRRSFSPPSAKYGGRHTVTMIPGDGIGPELMLHVKSVFRHACVPVDFEEVHVSSTADEEDIRNAIMAIRRNRVALKGNIETNHNLPPSHKSRNNILRTSLDLYANVIHCKSLPGVVTRHRDIDILIVRENTEGEYSSLEHESVAGVVESLKIITKAKSLRIAEYAFQLAQESGRKKVTAVHKANIMKLGDGLFLQCCREVAARYPQITFENMIVDNTTMQLVSRPQQFDVMVMPNLYGNIVNNVCAGLVGGPGLVAGANYGHVYAVFETATRNTGKSIANKNIANPTATLLASCMMLDHLKLHSYATSIRKAVLASMDNENMHTPDIGGQGTTSEAIQDIIRHIRVINGRAVEA, from the exons atggcggcggcggcgcctcTGGCGCCGGAAAAAGGCGTGGGAAACGGGCGCGGCCGTGTGCGTGCGTACTGCCGGGACCACGCCCCCTCCCGAGACGTCGCGCTCCGCCGAGCTCTCGCGAGAACGACAGCTGCGTGTCGGAACCTGCGGCTGCCTTCACGTTCTGTCATGGCGCTGAAGGTGGCGACGGCCGCGGGCGGCGCTGTGAAGGCAGCGCTCAGGCCGGCCCTCCTCTGGCGTCcttgggag GTTCTAGGTGCCCACGAGGCCCCCCGGAGGAGCTTCTCA CCCCCATCGGCGAAGTATGGTGGGCGGCACACAGTGACCATGATCCCGGGAGATGGCATTGGGCCAGAGCTCATGCTGCACGTCAAGTCGGTGTTCAG GCATGCATGTGTGCCTGTGGACTTTGAAGAAGTGCATGTGAGCTCCACCGCCGATGAGGAGGACATCCGCAATGCCATCATGGCCATCCGTCGGAACCGCGTAGCCCTGAAGG GCAACATTGAAACAAACCACAACCTGCCCCCATCCCACAAATCACGAAACAACATCCTTCG CACCAGCCTGGATCTCTATGCCAACGTCATCCACTGTAAGAGCCTTCCAGGTGTGGTGACCCGGCATCGGGACATTGATATCCTCATTGTCCGGGAGAACACAGAGGGCGAGTACAGCAGCCTGGAACACGAG AGTGTGGCAGGCGTGGTGGAGAGCCTGAAGATCATCACCAAGGCCAAGTCCCTGCGCATTGCTGAGTACGCTTTCCAACTGGCCCAGGAGAGTGGGCGCAAGAAAGTGACAGCCGTGCACAAGGCCAACATCAT GAAACTGGGCGATGGGCTCTTCCTCCAGTGCTGCAGGGAAGTGGCAGCCCGCTACCCCCAGATCACCTTTGAGAATATGATCGTGGACAACACCACCATGCAG CTGGTGTCCCGGCCCCAGCAGTTTGATGTCATGGTGATGCCCAATCTCTATGGTAACATCGTCAACAACGTCTGTGCCGGGCTAGTTGGGGGCCCTGGCCTTGTGGCTGGGGCCAACTATGGCCATGTGTATGCTGTGTTTGAGACG GCTACAAGGAACACAGGGAAGAGTATTGCCAATAAGAACATTGCCAATCCCACAGCTACGCTGCTGGCGAGTTGCATGATGCTCGACCACCTCAA GCTCCACTCCTATGCCACCTCCATCCGCAAGGCTGTCCTGGCATCCATGGACAATGAAAAT ATGCACACCCCAGACATTGGGGGCCAGGGCACCACATCGGAAGCCATCCAGGACATCATCCGCCATATCCGTGTCATCAATGGCCGGGCCGTGGAGGCCTAG
- the IDH3G gene encoding isocitrate dehydrogenase [NAD] subunit gamma, mitochondrial isoform X1 yields the protein MAAAAPLAPEKGVGNGRGRVRAYCRDHAPSRDVALRRALARTTAACRNLRLPSRSVMALKVATAAGGAVKAALRPALLWRPWEPPSAKYGGRHTVTMIPGDGIGPELMLHVKSVFRHACVPVDFEEVHVSSTADEEDIRNAIMAIRRNRVALKGNIETNHNLPPSHKSRNNILRTSLDLYANVIHCKSLPGVVTRHRDIDILIVRENTEGEYSSLEHESVAGVVESLKIITKAKSLRIAEYAFQLAQESGRKKVTAVHKANIMKLGDGLFLQCCREVAARYPQITFENMIVDNTTMQLVSRPQQFDVMVMPNLYGNIVNNVCAGLVGGPGLVAGANYGHVYAVFETATRNTGKSIANKNIANPTATLLASCMMLDHLKLHSYATSIRKAVLASMDNENMHTPDIGGQGTTSEAIQDIIRHIRVINGRAVEA from the exons atggcggcggcggcgcctcTGGCGCCGGAAAAAGGCGTGGGAAACGGGCGCGGCCGTGTGCGTGCGTACTGCCGGGACCACGCCCCCTCCCGAGACGTCGCGCTCCGCCGAGCTCTCGCGAGAACGACAGCTGCGTGTCGGAACCTGCGGCTGCCTTCACGTTCTGTCATGGCGCTGAAGGTGGCGACGGCCGCGGGCGGCGCTGTGAAGGCAGCGCTCAGGCCGGCCCTCCTCTGGCGTCcttgggag CCCCCATCGGCGAAGTATGGTGGGCGGCACACAGTGACCATGATCCCGGGAGATGGCATTGGGCCAGAGCTCATGCTGCACGTCAAGTCGGTGTTCAG GCATGCATGTGTGCCTGTGGACTTTGAAGAAGTGCATGTGAGCTCCACCGCCGATGAGGAGGACATCCGCAATGCCATCATGGCCATCCGTCGGAACCGCGTAGCCCTGAAGG GCAACATTGAAACAAACCACAACCTGCCCCCATCCCACAAATCACGAAACAACATCCTTCG CACCAGCCTGGATCTCTATGCCAACGTCATCCACTGTAAGAGCCTTCCAGGTGTGGTGACCCGGCATCGGGACATTGATATCCTCATTGTCCGGGAGAACACAGAGGGCGAGTACAGCAGCCTGGAACACGAG AGTGTGGCAGGCGTGGTGGAGAGCCTGAAGATCATCACCAAGGCCAAGTCCCTGCGCATTGCTGAGTACGCTTTCCAACTGGCCCAGGAGAGTGGGCGCAAGAAAGTGACAGCCGTGCACAAGGCCAACATCAT GAAACTGGGCGATGGGCTCTTCCTCCAGTGCTGCAGGGAAGTGGCAGCCCGCTACCCCCAGATCACCTTTGAGAATATGATCGTGGACAACACCACCATGCAG CTGGTGTCCCGGCCCCAGCAGTTTGATGTCATGGTGATGCCCAATCTCTATGGTAACATCGTCAACAACGTCTGTGCCGGGCTAGTTGGGGGCCCTGGCCTTGTGGCTGGGGCCAACTATGGCCATGTGTATGCTGTGTTTGAGACG GCTACAAGGAACACAGGGAAGAGTATTGCCAATAAGAACATTGCCAATCCCACAGCTACGCTGCTGGCGAGTTGCATGATGCTCGACCACCTCAA GCTCCACTCCTATGCCACCTCCATCCGCAAGGCTGTCCTGGCATCCATGGACAATGAAAAT ATGCACACCCCAGACATTGGGGGCCAGGGCACCACATCGGAAGCCATCCAGGACATCATCCGCCATATCCGTGTCATCAATGGCCGGGCCGTGGAGGCCTAG
- the SSR4 gene encoding translocon-associated protein subunit delta has protein sequence MAALASLGALALLLLSGLSCCSAEACVEPQITPSYYTTSDAVISTETVFIVEISLTCKNRVQNMALYADVSGKQFPVTRGQDVGRYQVSWSLDHKSAHAGTYEVRFFDEESYSLLRKAQRNNEDVSVIPPLFTVSVDHRGTWNGPWVSTEVLAAAIGLVIYYLAFSAKSHIQA, from the exons ATGGCGGCGCTGGCATCTCTCGGCGCCCTGGCGCTACTGCTGCTGTCCGGTCTCTCCTGCTGCTCAG CAGAGGCCTGTGTGGAGCCCCAGATCACTCCTTCCTACTATACCACCTCGGATGCTGTCATTTCTACCGAGACTGTCTTCATCGTGGAGATCTCCTTGACTTGCAAGAACAGGGTCCAG AACATGGCTCTCTATGCTGACGTCAGTGGAAAACAATTTCCTGTCACCCGGGGCCAGGACGTGGGACGTTATCAG GTGTCCTGGAGCCTAGATCACAAGAGCGCCCACGCAGGCACCTATGAGGTCCGGTTCTTTGATGAGGAGTCCTATAGCCTCCTGAGGAAG GCTCAGAGAAACAACGAGGACGTTTCTGTCATCCCACCTCTATTCACGGTCAGCGTGGACCATCGG GGTACCTGGAACGGGCCCTGGGTCTCCACCGAAGTCCTGGCTGCAGCCATCGGACTAGTGATCTACTACCTGGCCTTCAGTGCCAAGAGCCACATCCAAGCCTGA
- the PDZD4 gene encoding PDZ domain-containing protein 4 isoform X2, whose amino-acid sequence MALGKLRPPTPPMVILEPFVPSELPPISHEYYDPAEFMEGGPQEADRMDELEYEEVELYKSSHRDKLGLMVCYRTDEEEDLGIYVGEVNPNSIAAKDGRIREGDRIIQINGVDVQNREEAVAILSQEENTNISLLVARPESQLAKRWKDSDRDDFLDDFGSENEDDLRARKLKSPPAQQLGHEEEKGAPEVGPGLHNSQELDSGVGRTDESTRNEESSEHDLLGDEPLSTANTPGPLRKFGLQGDALQSRDFHFSMDSLLAEGAGLGGGDVPGLTDEEYERYRELLEIKCHLENGNPLGLPFPRAAASHGALDVNRNESAGHELAVLEEELRHLEFKCRNILRAQKMQQLRERCMKAWLLEEESLYDLAAGEPKKHELSDISELPEKSDKDSTSAYNTGESCRSTPLLAEPLPESPLRRAAAAVGNSNLNRTSSGALGVTQPKAAAPPPPGSPAKFRSLSRDPDVGRRQHSAEERVRHGPKTGVALERVGPEGSPYLSRRHRSPGQEGEHYHSCLQLAAPRGLEDLGPGPLSVAAGPRVGGGAAAVAPEAPRMEWKVKVRSDGTRYVAKRPVRDRLLKARALKIREERSGMTTDDDAVSEMKMGRYWSKEERKQHLIRAREQRKRREFMMQSRLECLREQQNGDSKAELNIIALSHRKTMKKRNKKILDNWITIQEMLAHGTRSADGKRVYNPLLSVTTV is encoded by the exons GAGGTAGAGCTGTATAAAAGTAGCCACCGGGACAAGCTGGGCCTGATGGTCTGCTACCGCACAGATGAGGAGGAGGACCTGGGCATCTACGTGGGAGAG GTGAATCCCAACAgcattgcagccaaagatggccGGATCCGTGAGGGAGACCGTATCATCCAG ATAAACGGCGTGGATGTCCAGAATCGGGAGGAAGCGGTGGCCATCCTAAGTCAGGAGGAGAACACCAACATCTCTCTGCTGGTGGCCCGGCCCGAGAGCCAG CTGGCAAAGCGCTGGAAGGACAGCGACCGGGACGACTTCCTGGATGACTTTGGCTCTGAGAATGAGGACGACCTGCGGGCGAGGAAGCTGAAATCCCCCCCGGCCCAGCAG CTTGGACACGAAGAGGAAAAAGGGGCCCCCGAGGTGGGCCCAGGCCTGCACAACAGCCAGGAGCTGGACAGTGGGGTGGGCCGGACAGATGAGAGCACCCGCAATGAGGAGAGCTCCGAGCACGACCTGCTGGGGGACGAGCCCCTGAGCACTGCCAACACACCTGGGCCCTTGCGCAAATTTGGCCTGCAAGGGGATGCCCTACAGAGCCGTGACTTCCACTTTAGCATGGACTCCCTGCTGGCCGAGGGCGCAGGGCTGGGCGGCGGTGACGTGCCAGGCCTCACAGATGAGGAGTACGAGCGCTACCGTGAGCTGTTGGAGATCAAATGTCAcctggagaatggcaacccactgggcCTGCCTTTCCCCCGGGCTGCGGCCAGCCACGGTGCCCTGGATGTCAACCGCAATGAGAGTGCCGGCCATGAGCTGGCAGTGCTGGAGGAGGAGCTGCGGCACCTGGAGTTCAAGTGCCGCAACATCTTGCGGGCGCAAAAGATGCAGCAGCTGCGGGAGCGCTGCATGAAGGCCTGGCTGCTGGAGGAGGAGAGCCTGTACGACCTGGCGGCTGGCGAGCCCAAGAAGCACGAGCTGTCTGACATCTCCGAGCTGCCGGAGAAGTCAGACAAGGACAGCACCAGCGCCTACAACACGGGCGAGAGCTGCCGCAGCACCCCACTACTGGCCGAGCCCCTGCCTGAGAGCCCCCTGCGGCGGGCAGCCGCAGCGGTGGGCAACTCCAACCTCAACCGGACCTCCTCGGGAGCCCTTGGCGTCACCCAGCCCAAGGCTGCTGCCCCCCCTCCCCCGGGGAGCCCCGCCAAGTTCCGATCCCTCTCCCGGGATCCCGACGTGGGCCGGAGACAGCACTCGGCTGAAGAGCGGGTCCGCCACGGCCCCAAGACAGGGGTGGCCCTGGAGCGTGTGGGCCCTGAAGGCAGCCCCTACCTGTCGCGGCGCCACCGCAGCCCGGGCCAGGAGGGCGAGCACTACCACAGCTGCCTGCAGCTGGCTGCCCCACGCGGCCTTGAAGATCTGGGCCCCGGCCCCTTGAGTGTGGCCGCCGGCCCCCGGGTGGGTGGGGGGGCCGCGGCTGTGGCCCCCGAAGCGCCCCGCATGGAGTGGAAGGTCAAGGTGCGCAGTGATGGGACCCGCTACGTGGCCAAGCGACCGGTGCGTGACCGCCTCCTGAAAGCCCGGGCCCTGAAGATCCGCGAGGAGCGCAGTGGCATGACGACCGATGATGATGCGGTGAGCGAGATGAAGATGGGCCGCTACTGGAGCAAGGAAGAGCGGAAGCAGCACCTGATCCGGGCCCGGGAGCAGCGGAAGCGGCGCGAGTTCATGATGCAGAGCCGGCTGGAGTGCCTGCGGGAGCAGCAGAACGGAGACAGCAAGGCTGAGCTCAACATCATCGCCCTGAGCCACCGCAAGACCATGAAGAAACGAAACAAGAAGATCCTGGACAACTGGATCACCATCCAGGAGATGCTGGCCCATGGCACGCGTTCGGCTGACGGCAAGCGGGTCTACAACCCTCTGCTCTCGGTCACCACCGTGTGA